In the Sarcophilus harrisii chromosome 1, mSarHar1.11, whole genome shotgun sequence genome, one interval contains:
- the TAS2R1 gene encoding LOW QUALITY PROTEIN: taste receptor type 2 member 1 (The sequence of the model RefSeq protein was modified relative to this genomic sequence to represent the inferred CDS: deleted 1 base in 1 codon): MINLVLIIQLIFGIVQFFVGIMANGIIILVSSLECIKQKRAIAYDFLLTSLGIFRIFLQGLIISCHMIFFFTLELYVSHEAFLVFFFINEVNLWLATNLCVFYCVKIANIVNPFFLWLKRRISRLMPWLILGSLLFSIAISIAYNLLYWSGAKEELRKFLIGNISSQAFFQYLFPIPLLIVGLATPLYMFNAASFLLIYSLCRHIRQMRSRATGFRDPRTEAHIRAMKLVFSFLILYTSYYFVILISFSSISIKKDILMLFCFPVAGLYPSGHSVILILGNSKLKHYTKKFLLSAKYCLRRGSALDLHKPNKA; encoded by the exons atgataAATCTAGTCTTAATTATCCAACTCATTTTTGGAATAGTCCAATTTTTTGTGGGAATTATGGCAAATGGAATCATTATACTAGTGAGTAGCCTTGAGTGTATCAAACAGAAAAGGGCGATTGCATATGACTTCCTTCTGACCAGTCTGGGAATCTTCAGAATTTTTCTGCAAGGATTAATAATTTCATGCCATAtgatatttttcttcactttggAGTTGTATGTGTCTCATGAagcatttttagttttctttttcataaatgaaGTCAACCTTTGGCTTGCTACCAACCTTTGTGTCTTTTACTGTGTTAAGATTGCCAACATTGTCAACCCCTTTTTCCTCTGGTTGAAGAGGAGGATCTCTAGACTTATGCCATGGTTGATTTTGGGGTCACTACTGTTTTCAATTGCCATATCTATAGCCTACAACCTACTCTATTGGTCAGGGGCCAAAGAAGAGCTAAGAAAATTTTTGATAGGAAATATCAGTAGCCAAGCTTTTTTCCAGTATTTGTTTCCAATTCCACTTCTTATTGTGGGATTGGCAACACCATTGTATATGTTCAATGCTGCATCGTTTCTACTGATCTATTCTCTGTGCAGACATATCAGACAGATGAGAAGCAGAGCAACTGGTTTCAGAGACCCAAGAACTGAAGCTCATATCCGTGCCATGAAATTGGTATTCTCGTTCCTCATCCTCTATACATCCTATTATTTTGTGATATTGATATCATTTTCCAGTATTTCCATAAAGAAAGACATCTTGATGCTTTTTTGCTTCCCAGTGGCTGGCTTATACCCTTCTGGACACTCTGTCATCTTAATTCTGGGAAATTCAAAGCTGAAGCATTATACAAAAAAGTTTCTGCTTTCTGCTAAATACTGTCTAAGAAGAGGTTCAGCACTAGAC CTGCACAAACCCAATAAAGCGTGA